One window of the Shewanella maritima genome contains the following:
- a CDS encoding DUF2149 domain-containing protein — translation MRFLDEDEELNPIVSAVNLVDVFLVIIAALLIALAQNPLSVFSADDVTVVKNAGKPNMEVIVKEGKEIKQYKSTGDIGSGEGMRAGVAYKMADGSFVYVPEGGGETNAQSATQQQPQPQPQSQQLK, via the coding sequence ATGCGCTTTTTAGATGAAGATGAAGAGCTAAACCCAATCGTCAGTGCGGTGAATCTTGTGGATGTGTTTTTGGTGATCATTGCCGCCTTGCTCATTGCTCTGGCGCAAAACCCACTTAGCGTGTTTTCAGCCGATGATGTCACCGTGGTGAAAAATGCCGGCAAGCCAAACATGGAAGTGATTGTTAAAGAAGGCAAAGAAATTAAGCAGTACAAGTCCACTGGTGACATTGGGTCTGGCGAAGGTATGCGTGCAGGTGTTGCCTACAAGATGGCGGATGGCAGTTTTGTATACGTACCAGAAGGCGGTGGTGAAACTAACGCACAATCTGCAACCCAACAACAACCACAGCCGCAACCTCAGTCACAACAATTAAAATAA
- a CDS encoding MotA/TolQ/ExbB proton channel family protein, translating into MSIQLLEITMAEAAELLMAPVIVIICALVVYALFMFGRFSSQYLLRKKARLAYTKQIAAADVNNASAQPGYPIHNYFVANPNASEDELEVVALKELENLRVVTRIAPMLGLIATMIPMGPALQALADGNIQGISENLIIAFAAVIWGLVISSITFWPASVKKRWCANELINIRKLKGQ; encoded by the coding sequence GTGAGCATACAACTATTAGAAATCACTATGGCTGAAGCAGCTGAGCTGCTGATGGCACCTGTTATCGTTATTATTTGCGCCCTTGTCGTATACGCGTTGTTTATGTTTGGCCGCTTTAGCTCGCAGTATCTGCTGCGCAAAAAAGCGCGTCTTGCCTACACCAAACAAATCGCAGCAGCTGATGTGAACAATGCTAGCGCCCAGCCGGGTTACCCAATCCATAATTACTTTGTTGCGAATCCCAATGCCAGCGAAGATGAGCTTGAAGTCGTGGCACTGAAAGAGCTAGAGAACTTACGCGTAGTTACCCGTATCGCCCCAATGCTTGGACTTATCGCCACCATGATCCCGATGGGCCCAGCTCTGCAAGCCCTTGCCGATGGCAACATTCAAGGGATTAGTGAAAACCTGATCATCGCCTTTGCTGCGGTAATTTGGGGCCTGGTGATTTCTTCTATCACCTTTTGGCCAGCATCAGTGAAAAAGCGCTGGTGTGCTAACGAGTTAATCAATATCCGCAAACTGAAAGGTCAATAG